A window of Carassius carassius chromosome 44, fCarCar2.1, whole genome shotgun sequence contains these coding sequences:
- the LOC132126447 gene encoding thymic stromal cotransporter homolog, protein MLLQAGTSYLLKSLSLQSHSFHSALNCKSVPIGAFHSFTSIKIHFQWIKPFELQISASSSQSANQMGAILTLVEPVVVINKLGTSFFEMALTQTVYNQSLKATAGDSDRAQALSSRFLLIQSVLSSVAAMLSIIPLSRMADCHGPKVFLVASQMGSVLGMFTLVIFMYCAVPLEILYLGSLLHGLSGGGPMFWAGVAALASLSSEQGKRTLKLNIVDFCFGVAGVVGGLLSGYLYQMGPSVLLLTAILVSVAALLYSVFALTDSRRSLSESEPLLAESETGKKMDRVSVGMLMSAMVLFILGMVGAENVLQLYVLKPPLSWDSVWAGYGSATTSAMYLSSFIGVLGLFKLFGDTALTLLGIVSNCTGMAIMAFAVESWVYFLARGIMMFACVPMPTLRAMLSKNLHPQQYGRVFGLLQLVLAVTDLLSNVFFTSIYPLTLGWFSGFCFLLSCAISYISAVPLIYQSGRDLRPGSI, encoded by the exons ATGCTTTTACAAGCAGGAACAAGttaccttttaaaatcactttcacTTCAATCACACAGCTTCCATTCTGCATTAAACTGCAAATCGGTGCCAATCGGGGCTTTCCACTCTTTCACTTCAATTAAAATCCATTTTCAGTGGATAAAACCTTTTGA gttACAAATTTCAGCCTCAAGCTCCCAGTCTGCCAATCAAATGGGGGCCATTCTGACTTTAGTGGAGCCAGTGGTTGTCATCAATAAACTGGGGACATCCTTCTTTGAGATGGCACTTACACAGACCGTGTACAACCAGTCACTGAAGGCAACAGCAGGAGACAGTGATCGAGCACAGGCATTATCCTCACGCTTTCTTCTTATTCAGAGTGTGTTGTCCTCTGTGGCGGCCATGTTGTCCATTATACCACTGAGCCGCATGGCAGACTGTCATGGACCTAAAGTCTTCCTGGTGGCCTCTCAAATGGGTTCAGTTTTGGGCATGTTTACTCTTGTCATCTTCATGTACTGTGCAGTTCCTCTGGAGATTCTGTACTTGGGTTCTTTGCTGCATGGTTTGAGCGGAGGCGGGCCGATGTTCTGGGCCGGGGTGGCAGCTTTGGCATCTCTGAGCTCGGAGCAGGGCAAACGCACTCTTAAACTCAACATTGTGGACTTCTGTTTTGGGGTCGCAGGGGTCGTGGGCGGTCTCCTGTCTGGATATCTGTATCAGATGGGACCATCAGTTCTCCTCCTTACAGCAATTCTAGTCAGTGTTGCGGCATTACTGTACTCTGTGTTTGCCCTCACTGACTCGAGACGTTCCCTATCCGAGAGTGAGCCACTGCTGGCTGAATCTGAAACTGGGAAAAAGATGGATCGAGTCTCTGTAGGCATGCTGATGTCAGCCATGGTGTTGTTCATTCTAGGCATGGTTGGGGCAGAAAATGTGCTCCAGCTGTATGTGCTGAAGCCCCCGCTGAGCTGGGACTCAGTTTGGGCCGGATATGGCAGTGCCACCACCAGCGCCATGTACCTGAGTAGTTTCATAGGGGTCCTGGGTCTGTTCAAATTGTTTGGAGACACAGCCCTCACTCTACTGGGTATTGTGTCCAACTGTACTGGGATGGCAATCATGGCATTCGCTGTAGAAAGCTGGGTCTACTTCCTAG CTAGAGGAATCATGATGTTTGCTTGCGTTCCCATGCCAACACTGCGAGCCATGCTGTCCAAGAATCTGCATCCTCAGCAATATG GGCGAGTCTTTGGGCTGCTCCAGCTTGTTCTAGCTGTGACTGATCTCTTGTCCAATGTCTTTTTTACCTCCATTTACCCACTAACTCTCGGCTGGTTCAGTGGCTTCTGCTTCCTCCTCTCCTGTGCTATTAGTTACATCAGTGCTGTCCCGCTCAT TTATCAAAGTGGCAGAGACTTGAGACCTGGATCCATTTGA
- the LOC132126446 gene encoding A-kinase anchor protein 2-like, translating into MVNPYDACTHSSVEEQAVIHSHSSLRPPIPRTVQNHPPPRVPMNSNPKRWVMKPFSPKLEQLDLRSILSPTDQPQSLENKWSSSQDGNSFRFSFESITVTDVQPTVIVSSGYGNSPSDVVVQARQVAVSENGSDSEDFRPSTPSNPSSPGTNSSTGSHVGFYSFVDDPASPEAEMNEVYMVSPQRQAKLNTLKEKSTFKLQTYTEDKIPGRLFEETNGDDHYRIEDASMVNKEEENPDRMEIIRNQAPKKSLKEKWSALENLDLSNKPQSLLDGFSLSYKPVSEKTEEARVEPGTIVNEQIDFNAARKQFLIMEQSKQNPFLQSPERLPYSAKLWGRTLSSMASIFTLRQVSKENSLEENEIPQATQQEIEVKTETVTKDSKNGGALDDVDSGLGDRSGGYASDGSISNNPSYSEMESHFTMSSAEETPIQREIRISQQREESLRRSRGISHKDNSEMVEIRIKPILSLSSPQVKAAKPKEPNRVSFLIQRQRELEKQQQITNCVSSHDTLENQVQDNKKSFESQPDEIPVPSLGASLRESPTTDLEQSKVSAEDKLITEKPALVEEGDFLDSKEVLSPCCPHRHPDESILQRNSESSTFGHQIQVRAYPEDHFKASIHKENGVECQTNTLRTKKVSSWIVENYSSISGRNRFYSQNSLSLLEPAKTSRHTPTWKSHLEYTDWSPKMQNAPSSIRQEIEEDLRREQELLEQREFSSLSFSVTKLASVNPVLSSCEPRSPLTSEETEFSPQTPHGNMAEVDSVFSEKKTNYSNPFSGSLDTSRSSITDKSSQLSSPRPTFRLPSVSIMTPQPWGSPKPMSPTVSRTTPIKPLGTLADLSSPSSQKGLTETLLKDFEDRQVKLKLEESAYAGIQPIDAINNEVVVATRVIRHKNKRALQWEAGMYANQES; encoded by the exons ATGGTCAACCCATATGATGCATGCACTCACTCCTCAGTAGAGGAGCAGGCTGTGATCCATTCCCATTCATCTCTGAGACCTCCGATTCCCAGGACTGTCCAGAACCATCCACCACCCAGAGTTCCCATGAACAGCAACCCAAAGCGCTGGGTGATGAAGCCTTTCTCCCCTAAGCTAGAGCAGTTGGATTTGCGCTCCATATTGAGCCCTACAGACCAACCACAGTCACTAGAGAACAAGTGGAGTAGCAGTCAGGATGGTAACTCTTTCAGGTTCAGCTTTGAAAGCATAACAGTAACAGACGTGCAGCCCACTGTGATAGTGTCCTCTGGGTATGGCAATAGTCCTTCAGATGTGGTGGTCCAGGCTAGGCAAGTGGCTGTGTCTGAGAAtggaagtgacagtgaagactttaGGCCCAGTACTCCAAGCAACCCCAGCAGCCCTGGAACCAACAGCAGTACAGGCTCACATGTTGGATTCTATTCCTTTGTAGATGACCCAGCAAGTCCAGAAGCAGAGATGAATGAGGTCTACATGGTTTCTCCACAAAGGCAGGCCAAACTGAATACCCTGAAGGAGAAGAGCACCTTTAAGCTACAAACGTACACAGAGGACAAGATACCTGGAAGGCTTTTTGAAGAAACTAATGGAGATGACCATTACCGAATCGAGGATGCCTCCATGGTGAACAAAGAGGAGGAAAATCCAGACCGAATGGAGATCATCCGGAATCAGGCACCCAAGAAAAGCCTTAAAGAGAAGTGGAGTGCCTTAGAAAATCTGGACCTCAGTAACAAGCCGCAAAGTCTCCTGGATGGGTTTAGTCTAAGCTACAAACCAGTTAGTGAGAAGACTGAAGAAGCCAGGGTGGAGCCTGGCACCATAGTCAATGAGCAAATTGACTTCAACGCAGCACGAAAGCAGTTTCTAATAATGGAACAATCAAAACAGAACCCCTTCCTACAGAGTCCTGAGCGGCTCCCTTATTCCGCCAAACTCTGGGGAAGAACTTTATCCTCAATGGCCAGCATCTTTACTCTAAGACAAGTAAGCAAAGAGAACAGCCTAGAGGAGAATGAGATCCCACAAGCAACACAACAAGAAATAGAAGTAAAGACTGAAACTGTGACTAAGGATTCAAAAAATGGAGGTGCCTTAGATGATGTTGACTCTGGTCTTGGTGACCGAAGTGGAGGATACGCCAGTGATGGTAGTATTTCAAACAATCCTTCCTATTCAGAGATGGAAAGCCACTTTACAATGTCAAGTGCAGAGGAGACTCCCATTCAAAGGGAAATCAGAATTTCCCAACAACGGGAAGAGAGTCTACGTCGATCAAGGGGTATCTCACACAAAGACAATTCAGAGATGGTGGAGATCAGAATAAAGCCAATTCTGTCCCTGTCATCTCCACAGGTGAAAGCTGCAAAACCCAAAGAACCCAACAGAGTAAGTTTCCTTATTCAGAGACAGCGTGAGCTTGAGAAACAGCAACAGATCACAAACTGTGTTTCAAGCCATGATACCCTAGAAAACCAAGTACAGGACAATAAGAAGTCATTTGAGTCACAACCGGATGAAATTCCAGTCCCATCTTTGGGGGCAAGTCTAAGAGAAAGCCCCACAACTGATTTAGAGCAAAGCAAAGTCTCTGCAGAAGATAAGTTGATTACAGAGAAACCTGCACTAGTAGAGGAAGGTGACTTTTTGGACTCAAAGGAAGTACTTTCGCCTTGCTGTCCTCATCGACATCCTGACGAATCTATCCTTCAGAGAAACTCTGAAAGCAGCACTTTTGGACACCAAATACAAGTACGTGCATATCCTGAGGACCATTTTAAAGCAAGCATTCATAAAGAAAATGGTGTAGAGTGCCAAACTAATACCCTTAGAACAAAGAAAGTGTCATCCTGGATTGTGGAAAATTACAGCAGCATATCAGGAAGGAACAGGTTTTACTCTCAAAATTCTCTGTCCCTACTGGAACCTGCAAAAACTAGTCGGCACACTCCTACCTGGAAATCTCACCTCGAGTACACCGACTGGAGCCCCAAAATGCAGAATGCCCCAAGCAGCATCCGTCAGGAAATTGAAGAAGACCTCAGAAGAGAACAAGAGCTCCTAGAGCAGAGAGAGTTCAGTAGTTTGTCTTTCTCAGTTACCAAGCTAGCATCTGTCAATCCAGTGCTAAGTTCTTGTGAACCTAGGTCTCCTCTAACCAGCGAGGAAACAGAATTTTCACCACAAACTCCACATGGGAACATGGCAGAAGTGGATTCTGTATTTTCAGAAAAGAAAACTAATTACAGTAATCCTTTTTCTGGGAGTCTGGACACTTCTCGATCATCCATTACAG ATAAAAGTTCACAGTTGTCCTCACCACGACCCACTTTCAGACTTCCCTCTGTGTCGATTATGACACCCCAGCCATGGGGCAGCCCGAAACCCATGTCCCCAACTGTTTCGCGGACAACCCCCATCAAGCCCTTGGGCACGCTTGCTGACCTGTCTTCGCCTTCTTCCCAGAAAGGTCTTACTGAGACACTGCTAAAGGACTTTGAGGACAGACAGGTCAAACTGAAGCTGGAAGAAAGTGCA taTGCTGGGATCCAACCTATTGATGCCATAAACAATGAG GTTGTAGTGGCCACCCGTGTAATAAGGCATAAAAACAAACGAGCCCTGCAGTGGGAGGCAGGCATGTATGCCAACCAGGAGAGCTAA